The DNA window TATCCCCTCGTCCCGCAGCTTGGACACGATGGCGTCTCCCGTCCCAGGTACAATCTCCTGAGACGTTGACACGAGCTCAAACATGGCGTGCTCGTCTGGAGATGGGTTACACcccaccacgaccgcgcctgcCGCGTCGCCGAAGAGTGCCTGCCCAACGAGGTTTCCCAGGTGGTCCTCGGAGGGCCCACGCAGCGACAAGGCGTACACCTCGCAGGCGACCACGAGGACCCGGGCGCCAGGGTTGTTTTCCGCGAGGTCCTTGGAGACGCGGATGGCGGAGCAGCCGCTGTGGCAGCCAGCCTGGTACATCATGAGACGCTTGGTTGAGAGTGGGAGGCCGAGGAGATTCACGAGCTCCCAGTCCGCACCAGGCAAGCAGCCACTGCTCGTCGTGCTGACGACGAGGTGTGTGATGTCGGAGGCGTGCCTGCCCCAGTCTTCTATGGCcttgcgcgccgccgccgcgccaagCCGAGGTATGCCCTCGTCAGTGATCTCCTGCCGAAGGGTCAGGGAAGGAGACTTGTAGGCTGTCGCTGACGGGTTGCTCCTCAACCACTCGTCGGACATGTAGAAGTGTCGCTTCTCTGTCGTTGTCTTCTCGCCTGCATTTATATTTCATGTAAACGACTAGTATTGTTATAATTAAATTCATCAAATTCTTTTGTAGACTTCTCTGTTGACAACGTTAATTAGAAGACTCTAATGATTTGACAACAAATAAAATAACAGAAAAATATCGTATGCATGCCAAGGGAAGCAAACACACATATATTAGATacataataataaatattgtagaCTTACAAATCTTGGCAAACCTAGCCTTTAGATCCACCAGATGTTTACTGTCGGTTATATCAAAATAGTAATCCGGGAAAGACTTTTGCTCAAACACATGCTCCGGGAGTGCTTTCCCTATACCCATGATAGTTGCTCGTCCACTACCATAATGAGGTCTTCCCATGGCTAGAGTCTCCAGATCTCCTGCCCTCAGCAGACTCATGGTACGGTGGAGTACTGTGGTGGAGAGATGGGGATTATGATGATGATTAGCACCTTCTGATCTCAGCTACAAGGTCTGGTATTAAATATATAGGCGCTGATCATGAGGAAGGCCAGCTTTATTTTGACTTTTTTAAGATTTCGACAGCAAGTGGTATATAATTGCTAGGCAATAAATCAATATTTTTACGAAATATCAAATTTATCAGGTCCTTGTCCGCCGCTCATAGCCCTGGAGTCttggcactactacacaaatcttTTGGGAGGTGGGCGTTTTGGCTTTTCAGAGGCAGGCAAAGCAACCGCCTCCGTCAAAAGGACTGTGTTAATGCAGACCTACGGAGGCGGTCAATCAatcagaaaaaaagaaaaacccaTTGACGAGCCTGCTGAGCCCATCAATGCGCCACCGCGCCGCTAGATGGATCTACGCGCCATTGTCATCGTCATCGCTAGATCCGATCGCACCCGTCCTTGATCCGCCGCTGGGGCCACCACTGCCCACGATCCACCGCTAGCGGACGCCACTGCCCTCGATCCACCCCCGGAAGACGGGCCCGTCCTGGATCCACCGCCGGGGAGCGTGCCCACCCTAGATTCGCTGCGGGTGTGGTCCACCACGCACGCCGCCGGCCTCGAGTCGCTAGGAGCTCCGCCACCAACGCGCTGCAGTCGTGGATCCACGAGATCCGCCGCCGGGAGCTACGCAGCCGGCGCACGACATAGCCGCGCGAGCTCCACCGCCAGGCAGGTCACGCGGCCACGCAAGCTCTGCCGCCCATATCTTTCTTGCATCCTGCAAGTCGTTTCTGTACCTTTCAGTTAGGCTAGATGTGATCATCTCACACCCAAGTGGGATTTCCGGGCCGGACTGTCCCTGAACGTGCATTTATGCTCCCTTCACTCGTATTCAAGGACACTTCGCTGAGTGTACTATTTAAATCACATGTATTTATGAAGTTTTTTGAGGGACACATTGACTCGACATTGTGAGAGGACCATGCTCAATGACCATATTGCCCTTCGACGAATTAAATCGACAAAAATGATTATTTTGCGGAGGCAATGAGAGACGATAGGAAGTGATTCCAACCATTGTAAAAGATCCCAAGATAATATTTTGTGCATTATTTGACAGCAGCATAGACTGAGCTTGCAATATTTTACTGTTTTGTACAGACTGATACGTAAATAGTTCCCTCGGGTCTTCTGGTTTGCTCTGTGATTGCATTGTTTTTGAAGTTAATTGATTTGGTGAAGATCGCTTCTTCTGGTTGGTTCCAGCAACCACGTACCTTTTTTTTTATATTAACAATACCAATATCTTGTTTATTGTGCTTTGTTTGCAGGTCTGATAGCAACAGCAACGAAAGAGCCATCGAGATCTTGTGCTGGCTGGGTTATGCAGTGCCATGGAGATCTTGTGTGCTGGCTGGGTTACGATGTGTGTGAACTTGTGGTTCCTGTGTTGTATGAACATTAAGTTTGTGCTGTAGGAACCTATGGATTGGAGTGCTTTTCTGTTTCTGGAATCAGTACAAATTGAATTTGGTGGAGCTCAGGCCGGGCCCTAATACTACTGCCCTGTGCATTTTCAAATTCGTCAAATTtctatgacaaaaaaaaaaacaaatgtaatTACGTAATACTTGCCACATCATTTGGCACGTACTGCCACGTCATCGCACACGTGCTGCCACGTCAACACACATGTGACACCACAGAAATGTTCAAATGAGAACGACACGTGTCAACCTCTCCATCCCACATGTGTCAACCTCTGCATCAAACACGTATCTGCTGGATATGCCAGCTGAAACAGTTCTGTGACAGGGGCTAAATCGTCATGTTTCTAACCTTATCTATGACGAAATATGCTAAATCATCACTGTGCAACAAATGTGACGCGACAAAGGTGACGAACCGAATTTCGTCATAACATCATCACATATATGTTTCAGTGACGAATTTGGCGTTTACTATGACCAAACTGATTCGTCTTAGATGTCGATTTTTCTAGTAGTGAACAATTTTAGGACTGAGCTGTAAAAATTTACGGACCCATATTCTACCGTGGTTTTGGGTTTAAAATTGGGCTTCCAAACATGCCATTAGACGCAAACATTGCCCGCTTTTGCTTTCGTCACACACTCACAGAGACAAAACACAGAGGGGCTAATTCTGTGAATGGAGAAAGCTGCTGCCTTCAGGTCCAGGAGATCTTTTGCTTTAGCTAACGTGTGTTGCCACAAATAATATGTTGAATACTTACAGATGACTTGTACACCCTGGAAATGCTAAATGTTATTCATCCTCGGCTAATAGACAGCATGTGAGCGGAGCACCTTAAAGAACTGTCGTCCTTCACTACGGGATACGGGAGCTTTgccctaaaaacactcggcaacctctttgccgagtattgCATTCGTCAATCGACACCCGGCTAAGATTTTGACGGCAAACGTTCTTTGCCGATTgttttttatcggacactcgacaaagtctttgccgagtgcccaaaaaacactcggcaaacatttttcggaaaaaaataaaaaaacaagcaccactggcCGCCGCCCACCACCGAGCTGCCTCCCGCCGCCACGCCACCACCGAGCTGCCTCCCGCCGCCTCCACGCCCGAGCTGCCTCCCGCCGCCACCAAGCCCGCCACGCCACCACGCCCGAGCTGCCGGTGCCGAAGCTAGGGCCCACCTCGACCACGACCACCTCACGGCTGGCCATCGCGCCCACCACCACGAAGCCCGCGCCCACCACCTCGGAGTCCGCTGCCTCTCGCGGGGCCCCCGACGTGAGGCCTCGCCCCACGAATCCCCACCGGATCTAGGGAGGAGGGGCGGTGCGGCGGTCGGATCCACAGAAGAGGGGTGAGGCGGCGGCcggagaaagggagaggaggggcggggcggcggctggagagggaggcgcggtggtgcgggaaaGGAGGAGGGGCCGGGCGCGCGGATTTGGAGAGAAGGAGGCGGGACGGTGCGGGAAAGGAGGAGGGAGGCGGGGCTGTGCGGGAAACGAGGATGGCCGGGGAGTTAtagcaaaatttctttgccgagtgttctagatctgagcactcggcaaagttttttttttcaatttttttcttctacttctttttcagaaaaaaagattttatttctttgccgagtgttttttttaacactcggcaaaccccctctttgccgagtattttttgacactcggcaaaccccctctttgccgagtgtttttagcgcagcactcggcaaagaacttgtttgtcgagtgcccgaggaaatacactcggcaaacataaaaacaatcggcaaatttgaggattccggtagtgcTTCATCCTTTGCACACCTTAAAGAATTACTCACATTACAAGCAAGCATCACTTGATATCTTGTCTTCTGCCACACAAAAATGCACAAAGAGAGATTCATTATGGAAAGATAAGGCAGCCACTACGCCAGattgtatttgtaggggcggctccagatGGTCTGTAGCATCGGTTTTGGCCGCCACCCCTATTAAACTGTGACTACAAAtcaccgatttgtaggggcggttggccagccgccccaacagatcaatttccagaaatcacgaaaaaaggggcaaaaaaatagcattttttttaATCCGAGAAGGTCCCCACCGACAGCCACGCACCGACTCTATCGTTGCAGCATTTTTcacgatttttgcacactttgcatCGGCTGGGATTCGAACCCGCAACTTCTCTCTCACGCAtaaactcctctaccactgcacctcacgatcacttgtgtctacaatccattttggttccccatatattatacaaaactgagcataaattgattgtttgaggcactaaactaattcaaatgaaaaagttgtcagctacaaagttttataacttttcagaatctacaactttcattttggtagtttctccatccgaggtcacttataaaatttgaatttcaaatttgagaaattcgaacgtagttttccataacaagcactagtagagaacagacctttgattctCGGCCAAAATGGTCTCTAGTCccagcattttttgcgcccgggactagagatacctttagtcccggttggtggctccaaccgggactaaaggtatctcccaacggctactgcgccagacaaaggtggcagggacctttagtccctgttgaagccaccaaccgggactaaaggtagacttttactcccggttggtggctccaaccgggactaaaggtctctgccacctctgtctagcgcaggagccgttgggagggacctttagtcccagttggagccaccaaccgggactaaaggtccccctttatatatcggccgtctccttcttcctccccgagcccgagctcagcacattttgaagctcactgcactagtgttcttgcttcctccctccattgttcctccatccattctttgattcctccgtcaatttcttcgattcctccgtcgattcttcagttgtaaaggttaccaatctcatactctcatttttcaccattatcttatctcattttgttcactatatatatatggttctttattgtggtttttttcatttgtaagcaatttgagctcaaaatcacttcaagcttgcatatttacatgaaggaaggttaaagtagctattaaaaactagtattcaccgttcatttgtagcatgcatagcacacttcattgtttagagatatagagaattttagagttttttaattttatttgtttataaaatgagaaatttatagtgtattaaaaatgagtatagggactagtgcctccgactggtatgacagatgcaatgcaaggccgtgcaatagaaagtcaaatccgttctcttttgacgatacgcccgaacagcctGGGCCtaacagatttggtggttgaacgggtccgtcggccgtcgccgtgcgactgtacgacaaagaacggcatcgatcgaccatagtattttattgtccggagtctggtccggggtgcaatgcaacgcaatgacaattgacaatgcattgctaggtcaaaatatggtcatttctatggactctgcgactaaacattttattttaactttttatgaaatgaaaaacttagaaaatagttagaaaattatagaaaattccgtactagttgaacttgcggaccgtgttcagctcggcgagcatgttctctgccgagtggtaatggacatcaaggaggagctttgattctacgatggagagcagcaacggtcgtggaagaccgtgttcccttcctcgtagaatcggagctcttccttgaccaagtacggtgccgttccggtggagaaatgctcgccgagatgatcacgtaagcaaggtcaactagtacggatggttatttattaaaacatgtttttgagctataaattcctgctggccgtcttcttcctccccgagcccgcccgagagcttaagttcaaatttaagcagtgttcttgctctttctccatccattcttcgattcctccatcgatttcttcgattcctccatcgattcttcggttctaaaggttaccaacttcatactctcatgtttcatcattgtcttatcccattttgttcactatatatatatatggttctttattgtggtttttttcatttgtaagcaatttgagctcaaaatcacttcaagcttgcatatttacattaaggaaggttaaagtagctagttgaactagtggaccatgttcatttcggcgagcatgttctctgtcgagcggtaacggacgtcaaggaggagctttgattctacgagggagagcggcaacggtcgtggaagaccgtgttcccttcctcgtagaattggagctcttccgtggccaagtacggtgctgtccggtggagaaatgctcgccgagatgatcacgtaagcaaggtcaactagtacgaatggttatttattcacacatcCCGATATCGtcacagtagtctgtcaatcaccgtacccaaacatagtatatatataaatataaacgataaccgattgttatgtgtgtacactctcattcttctgttaatttgcggaaatatcatgtgaattacttacctgccgcagtaaaagacgagaacacaatgaccattaaaaatatcattgtttagagatatagataattttatagtttcttaattttatttgtttataaaatgagaaatttatagtg is part of the Miscanthus floridulus cultivar M001 chromosome 9, ASM1932011v1, whole genome shotgun sequence genome and encodes:
- the LOC136480577 gene encoding chalcone synthase E-like, giving the protein MSLLRAGDLETLAMGRPHYGSGRATIMGIGKALPEHVFEQKSFPDYYFDITDSKHLVDLKARFAKICEKTTTEKRHFYMSDEWLRSNPSATAYKSPSLTLRQEITDEGIPRLGAAAARKAIEDWGRHASDITHLVVSTTSSGCLPGADWELVNLLGLPLSTKRLMMYQAGCHSGCSAIRVSKDLAENNPGARVLVVACEVYALSLRGPSEDHLGNLVGQALFGDAAGAVVVGCNPSPDEHAMFELVSTSQEIVPGTGDAIVSKLRDEGIVFTLQPDVPLHVSGAVGRSVERALQEMIEIGGSHLPMTTTMPLPPDLNDEVFWVVHAGGRQILDRVETALGLTGEKLAASRHVMRQYGNTRSSCVILVMEEMRRRSKEQGLPTPGEGLEWGLLIGFGPGITVETILLRALAGATASVLDLSLARGARQHGQQLVPVL